In a single window of the Hippoglossus hippoglossus isolate fHipHip1 chromosome 7, fHipHip1.pri, whole genome shotgun sequence genome:
- the csde1 gene encoding cold shock domain-containing protein E1 isoform X21 has product MGSPWKGFVEFTLPASPPTAFVSADLSSTSPVGLSLSPYGRSMSFDPGMLHNNGHTAYANGSGPGIRETGVVEKLLTSYGFIQCSERQDRLFFHCSQYNGNLQDLKIGDDVEFEVSSDRRTGKRIAVKLLKIKPEVLPEERISGQVGPDLHAYPFTVLHGYIHPVVSSIPVHLDGKSGPVQVPNGSVCYERNGEVFYLTYTPEDVEGNIHLDTGDKVSFYMETNKHTGAVSARNIQLVKKKQMRCQGVVCATKEAFGFIERADVVKEIFFHYSEFKGDLEALQAGDDVEFTIKDRNGKEVATDVRLLPQGTVIFEDISIEQFEGTVVKVIPKVPTKNQNDPLPGRISSRIGFTDKELPFGEKDTKSKVTLLEGDHIQFNISTDRRDKLERATNIDVLPDTFDFTKETREMGVIAAIRDGFGFIKCVDRDARMFFHFSEVLEESQLHISDEVEFTVVPVGPVNKIFTKDMLSAQRNHAVRIKKLPKGTVSFHTQSEQRFMGVVEKEVIAVTTKNVSPTKGKEKESEEGVIGYEDCGVKLTVAYHTKDLEGGGLPQAGDKVEFSINEVKRTGQQSAVSIRVLNRTSSNAKRLHGFVATLKDNFGFIETANHDQEIFFHYSEMCGDLDSLELGDTVEYTLSKGKGNKVSAEKVTKVAAVNGIGEDVGAAVMMGKVIRPLRSVDPSQTEYQGLIEITEEGGTKGPSYPFGIMGMASKADCLQKGELVKFQVCTVSQTGQNMAYSVVPQRRALVECVKDQFGFITYEVGESKKLFFHVKEVQDGLELQTGDEVEFSVVLNQRTGKCSACNVRRVSEGPKPVATPRPDRLVNRLKSITLDDASAPRLVIVRQPRGPDNSKGFNVERKTRQPGVID; this is encoded by the exons ATGGGCAGCCCCTGGAAAGGCTTTGTTGAGTTTACCTTGCCTGCGTCGCCACCCACCGCGTTTGTTAGCGCTGACCTGAGCAGCACCTCCCCTGTCGGACTCAGCCTGTCGCCATATGGCCGCTCC ATGAGTTTTGACCCAGGAATGCTCCATAACAATGGGCACACTGCATACGCCAATGGCTCAGGACCAGGCATTAGAGAGACTGGCGTGGTGGAGAAGCTTCTGACTTCCTATGGGTTCATCCAGTGCTCTGAACGTCAGGATCGTCTCTTCTTCCACTGCTCTCAGTACAATGGCAACCTGCAGGATCTCAAAATAGGAG ATGATGTAGAGTTTGAGGTATCCTCTGACAGGCGCACTGGCAAGCGCATAGCAGTGAAGCTGCTTAAGATAAAGCCAGAGGTGCTGCCAGAGGAGCGCATCTCGGGCCAGGTGGGGCCAGACCTGCACGCCTATCCCTTTACTGTGCTGCATGGTTATATTCATCCA GTTGTCTCATCAATCCCAGTGCACTTGGATGGAAAGTCTGGTCCTGTGCAGGTTCCCAATGGCAGTGTCTGTTATGAAAGAAATGGG GAAGTGTTCTACCTTACCTACACTCCTGAGGATGTAGAGGGTAACATCCACCTGGACACCGGTGACAAAGTCAGCTTTTACATGGAGACCAACAAACA CACTGGTGCCGTTAGTGCTCGTAATATTCagctggtgaagaagaaacagatgCGGTGCCAGGGTGTGGTGTGCGCTACAAAG GAGGCCTTTGGATTCATCGAAAGGGCTGACGTGGTGAAGGAGATCTTCTTTCACTACAGTGAGTTCAAGGGTGATTTGGAGGCTCTGCAGGCTGGAGATGATGTCGAGTTCACCATCAAAGACAGAAAT GGTAAAGAAGTAGCTACTGATGTGAGGCTGCTCCCTCAAGGAACGGTCATTTTTGAGGATATCAGCATTGAGCAGTTTGAAGGCACTGTCGTCAAGGTCATTCCCAAGGTTCCCACCAAAAACCAG AACGACCCTCTCCCAGGTCGCATCAGTTCTCGAATTGGTTTCACTGACAAGGAGCTGCCGTTCGGGGAGAAGGACACAAAATCCAAGGTGACCCTTTTGGAGGGCGATCACATTCAGTTCAACATCTCCACCGACCGCAGAGACAAGCTGGAGAGGGCGACGAACATCGACGTCCTCCCAGACACCTTCGACTTCACCAAGGAGACGCGTGAAATG GGGGTGATTGCGGCTATACGCGATGGCTTTGGCTTCATAAAGTGTGTGGATCGGGATGCTAGGATGTTCTTTCACTTCAGTGAAGTGCTGGAGGAGAGCCAACTGCACATCTCGGATGAAGTGGAGTTTACTGTTGTGCCTGTAGGTCCTGTTAATAAGATTTTCACCAAA GATATGCTGTCTGCTCAGAGGAACCATGCCGTGCGCATCAAGAAGCTGCCCAAGGGCACTGTGTCTTTCCATACCCAGTCTGAGCAGCGCTTCATGGGTGTGGTGGAGAAAGAAGTTATTGCTGTCACCACAAAGAATGTCAGTCCTACCAAGGGCAAGGAGAAG GAATCGGAGGAAGGAGTTATTGGATATGAAGACTGTGGAGTGAAGCTCACTGTGGCATACCATACTAAAGACCTAGAGGGAGGAGGTCTCCCACAGGCTGGAGACAAG GTGGAGTTCTCTATCAACGAAGTGAAGCGAACCGGCCAGCAGAGCGCAGTCTCCATCAGGGTCCTCAACCGTACCTCCTCCAATGCCAAGAGACTACATGGATTTGTTGCCACACTGAAGGACAACTTTGGCTTCATTGAGACAGCAAATCATGACCAAGAGATTTTCTTTCACTACAG tgAGATGTGTGGAGACTTGGACAGTTTGGAGCTGGGCGACACAGTGGAGTACACGCTCTCtaaaggaaaaggaaacaaagtCAGTGCTGAAAAGGTTACCAAAGTGGCTGCAG TGAATGGCATTGGCGAGGATGTTGGTGCGGCAGTGATGATGGGCAAAGTCATCCGTCCTTTACGCAGTGTAGACCCCTCCCAAACAGAATACCAAGGGCTTATTGAAATCACAGAGGAAG GTGGAACAAAAGGTCCAAGTTATCCCTTTGGAATCATGGGTATGGCCAGCAAGGCAGATTGTCTGCAGAAAGGAGAACTTGTGAAGTTCCAGGTTTGCACAGTATCCCAGACTGGACAGAATATGGCCTATAGTGTTGTCCCCCAGCGTAGAGCCTTGGTGGAGTGTGTCAAAGACCAG TTTGGCTTCATCACATATGAGGTCGGTGAGAGCAAGAAACTGTTCTTCCACGTAAAAGAAGTGCAAGATGGCCTGGAGCTCCAAACCGGGGATGAGGTGGAGTTCTCGGTCGTCCTTAATCAACGCACAGGAAAATGTAGTGCCTGCAATGTTCGCAGAGTCAG CGAGGGGCCTAAACCAGTGGCAACTCCTCGCCCTGACCGTCTGGTGAACCGATTGAAGAGCATCACCCTTGATGATGCCAGTGCTCCTCGTCTGGTCATCGTTAGACAGCCCCGCGGTCCTGACAACTCAAAG GGCTTCAATGTGGAGCGCAAGACTCGTCAGCCTGGCGTCATCGACTGA
- the csde1 gene encoding cold shock domain-containing protein E1 isoform X1 — translation MGSPWKGFVEFTLPASPPTAFVSADLSSTSPVGLSLSPYGRSHIQVLSPVSEMERGSSEPPVARNTGSAPSTSTGPMSIPRSSSFSCHPQPGSKKHKRTPLYQRSMSFDPGMLHNNGHTAYANGSGPGIRETGVVEKLLTSYGFIQCSERQDRLFFHCSQYNGNLQDLKIGDDVEFEVSSDRRTGKRIAVKLLKIKPEVLPEERISGQVGPDLHAYPFTVLHGYIHPVVSSIPVHLDGKSGPVQVPNGSVCYERNGEVFYLTYTPEDVEGNIHLDTGDKVSFYMETNKHTGAVSARNIQLVKKKQMRCQGVVCATKEAFGFIERADVVKEIFFHYSEFKGDLEALQAGDDVEFTIKDRNGKEVATDVRLLPQGTVIFEDISIEQFEGTVVKVIPKVPTKNQNDPLPGRISSRIGFTDKELPFGEKDTKSKVTLLEGDHIQFNISTDRRDKLERATNIDVLPDTFDFTKETREMGVIAAIRDGFGFIKCVDRDARMFFHFSEVLEESQLHISDEVEFTVVPVGPVNKIFTKDMLSAQRNHAVRIKKLPKGTVSFHTQSEQRFMGVVEKEVIAVTTKNVSPTKGKEKKKDKGKVVEKESEEGVIGYEDCGVKLTVAYHTKDLEGGGLPQAGDKVEFSINEVKRTGQQSAVSIRVLNRTSSNAKRLHGFVATLKDNFGFIETANHDQEIFFHYSEMCGDLDSLELGDTVEYTLSKGKGNKVSAEKVTKVAAVNGIGEDVGAAVMMGKVIRPLRSVDPSQTEYQGLIEITEEGGTKGPSYPFGIMGMASKADCLQKGELVKFQVCTVSQTGQNMAYSVVPQRRALVECVKDQFGFITYEVGESKKLFFHVKEVQDGLELQTGDEVEFSVVLNQRTGKCSACNVRRVSEGPKPVATPRPDRLVNRLKSITLDDASAPRLVIVRQPRGPDNSKVPLSLLHCYCKFFLNSGLLEFCIILASTLTKFVFV, via the exons ATGGGCAGCCCCTGGAAAGGCTTTGTTGAGTTTACCTTGCCTGCGTCGCCACCCACCGCGTTTGTTAGCGCTGACCTGAGCAGCACCTCCCCTGTCGGACTCAGCCTGTCGCCATATGGCCGCTCC CATATTCAAGTCCTCTCCCCCGTGTCAGAAATGGAAAGAGGCTCCTCTGAACCGCCAGTGGCTCGCAACACTGGCTCTGCCCCATCCACCTCTACCGGTCCCATGTCTAtcccccgctcctcctccttctcttgcCACCCCCAACCAGGAAGCAAAAAACACAAGCGGACTCCCTTGTATCAGAGATCA ATGAGTTTTGACCCAGGAATGCTCCATAACAATGGGCACACTGCATACGCCAATGGCTCAGGACCAGGCATTAGAGAGACTGGCGTGGTGGAGAAGCTTCTGACTTCCTATGGGTTCATCCAGTGCTCTGAACGTCAGGATCGTCTCTTCTTCCACTGCTCTCAGTACAATGGCAACCTGCAGGATCTCAAAATAGGAG ATGATGTAGAGTTTGAGGTATCCTCTGACAGGCGCACTGGCAAGCGCATAGCAGTGAAGCTGCTTAAGATAAAGCCAGAGGTGCTGCCAGAGGAGCGCATCTCGGGCCAGGTGGGGCCAGACCTGCACGCCTATCCCTTTACTGTGCTGCATGGTTATATTCATCCA GTTGTCTCATCAATCCCAGTGCACTTGGATGGAAAGTCTGGTCCTGTGCAGGTTCCCAATGGCAGTGTCTGTTATGAAAGAAATGGG GAAGTGTTCTACCTTACCTACACTCCTGAGGATGTAGAGGGTAACATCCACCTGGACACCGGTGACAAAGTCAGCTTTTACATGGAGACCAACAAACA CACTGGTGCCGTTAGTGCTCGTAATATTCagctggtgaagaagaaacagatgCGGTGCCAGGGTGTGGTGTGCGCTACAAAG GAGGCCTTTGGATTCATCGAAAGGGCTGACGTGGTGAAGGAGATCTTCTTTCACTACAGTGAGTTCAAGGGTGATTTGGAGGCTCTGCAGGCTGGAGATGATGTCGAGTTCACCATCAAAGACAGAAAT GGTAAAGAAGTAGCTACTGATGTGAGGCTGCTCCCTCAAGGAACGGTCATTTTTGAGGATATCAGCATTGAGCAGTTTGAAGGCACTGTCGTCAAGGTCATTCCCAAGGTTCCCACCAAAAACCAG AACGACCCTCTCCCAGGTCGCATCAGTTCTCGAATTGGTTTCACTGACAAGGAGCTGCCGTTCGGGGAGAAGGACACAAAATCCAAGGTGACCCTTTTGGAGGGCGATCACATTCAGTTCAACATCTCCACCGACCGCAGAGACAAGCTGGAGAGGGCGACGAACATCGACGTCCTCCCAGACACCTTCGACTTCACCAAGGAGACGCGTGAAATG GGGGTGATTGCGGCTATACGCGATGGCTTTGGCTTCATAAAGTGTGTGGATCGGGATGCTAGGATGTTCTTTCACTTCAGTGAAGTGCTGGAGGAGAGCCAACTGCACATCTCGGATGAAGTGGAGTTTACTGTTGTGCCTGTAGGTCCTGTTAATAAGATTTTCACCAAA GATATGCTGTCTGCTCAGAGGAACCATGCCGTGCGCATCAAGAAGCTGCCCAAGGGCACTGTGTCTTTCCATACCCAGTCTGAGCAGCGCTTCATGGGTGTGGTGGAGAAAGAAGTTATTGCTGTCACCACAAAGAATGTCAGTCCTACCAAGGGCAAGGAGAAG AAAAAAGACAAG GGTAAAGTCGTAGAAAAG GAATCGGAGGAAGGAGTTATTGGATATGAAGACTGTGGAGTGAAGCTCACTGTGGCATACCATACTAAAGACCTAGAGGGAGGAGGTCTCCCACAGGCTGGAGACAAG GTGGAGTTCTCTATCAACGAAGTGAAGCGAACCGGCCAGCAGAGCGCAGTCTCCATCAGGGTCCTCAACCGTACCTCCTCCAATGCCAAGAGACTACATGGATTTGTTGCCACACTGAAGGACAACTTTGGCTTCATTGAGACAGCAAATCATGACCAAGAGATTTTCTTTCACTACAG tgAGATGTGTGGAGACTTGGACAGTTTGGAGCTGGGCGACACAGTGGAGTACACGCTCTCtaaaggaaaaggaaacaaagtCAGTGCTGAAAAGGTTACCAAAGTGGCTGCAG TGAATGGCATTGGCGAGGATGTTGGTGCGGCAGTGATGATGGGCAAAGTCATCCGTCCTTTACGCAGTGTAGACCCCTCCCAAACAGAATACCAAGGGCTTATTGAAATCACAGAGGAAG GTGGAACAAAAGGTCCAAGTTATCCCTTTGGAATCATGGGTATGGCCAGCAAGGCAGATTGTCTGCAGAAAGGAGAACTTGTGAAGTTCCAGGTTTGCACAGTATCCCAGACTGGACAGAATATGGCCTATAGTGTTGTCCCCCAGCGTAGAGCCTTGGTGGAGTGTGTCAAAGACCAG TTTGGCTTCATCACATATGAGGTCGGTGAGAGCAAGAAACTGTTCTTCCACGTAAAAGAAGTGCAAGATGGCCTGGAGCTCCAAACCGGGGATGAGGTGGAGTTCTCGGTCGTCCTTAATCAACGCACAGGAAAATGTAGTGCCTGCAATGTTCGCAGAGTCAG CGAGGGGCCTAAACCAGTGGCAACTCCTCGCCCTGACCGTCTGGTGAACCGATTGAAGAGCATCACCCTTGATGATGCCAGTGCTCCTCGTCTGGTCATCGTTAGACAGCCCCGCGGTCCTGACAACTCAAAGGTACCACTGAGCCTACTGCACTGCTACTGCAAGTTTTTCCTGAACT CTGGATTACTTGAATTTTGTATTATATTGGCATCAACTTtaacaaagtttgtttttgtatag
- the csde1 gene encoding cold shock domain-containing protein E1 isoform X19, with product MGSPWKGFVEFTLPASPPTAFVSADLSSTSPVGLSLSPYGRSHIQVLSPVSEMERGSSEPPVARNTGSAPSTSTGPMSIPRSSSFSCHPQPGSKKHKRTPLYQRSMSFDPGMLHNNGHTAYANGSGPGIRETGVVEKLLTSYGFIQCSERQDRLFFHCSQYNGNLQDLKIGDDVEFEVSSDRRTGKRIAVKLLKIKPEVLPEERISGQVVSSIPVHLDGKSGPVQVPNGSVCYERNGEVFYLTYTPEDVEGNIHLDTGDKVSFYMETNKHTGAVSARNIQLVKKKQMRCQGVVCATKEAFGFIERADVVKEIFFHYSEFKGDLEALQAGDDVEFTIKDRNGKEVATDVRLLPQGTVIFEDISIEQFEGTVVKVIPKVPTKNQNDPLPGRISSRIGFTDKELPFGEKDTKSKVTLLEGDHIQFNISTDRRDKLERATNIDVLPDTFDFTKETREMGVIAAIRDGFGFIKCVDRDARMFFHFSEVLEESQLHISDEVEFTVVPDMLSAQRNHAVRIKKLPKGTVSFHTQSEQRFMGVVEKEVIAVTTKNVSPTKGKEKESEEGVIGYEDCGVKLTVAYHTKDLEGGGLPQAGDKVEFSINEVKRTGQQSAVSIRVLNRTSSNAKRLHGFVATLKDNFGFIETANHDQEIFFHYSEMCGDLDSLELGDTVEYTLSKGKGNKVSAEKVTKVAAVNGIGEDVGAAVMMGKVIRPLRSVDPSQTEYQGLIEITEEGGTKGPSYPFGIMGMASKADCLQKGELVKFQVCTVSQTGQNMAYSVVPQRRALVECVKDQFGFITYEVGESKKLFFHVKEVQDGLELQTGDEVEFSVVLNQRTGKCSACNVRRVSEGPKPVATPRPDRLVNRLKSITLDDASAPRLVIVRQPRGPDNSKGFNVERKTRQPGVID from the exons ATGGGCAGCCCCTGGAAAGGCTTTGTTGAGTTTACCTTGCCTGCGTCGCCACCCACCGCGTTTGTTAGCGCTGACCTGAGCAGCACCTCCCCTGTCGGACTCAGCCTGTCGCCATATGGCCGCTCC CATATTCAAGTCCTCTCCCCCGTGTCAGAAATGGAAAGAGGCTCCTCTGAACCGCCAGTGGCTCGCAACACTGGCTCTGCCCCATCCACCTCTACCGGTCCCATGTCTAtcccccgctcctcctccttctcttgcCACCCCCAACCAGGAAGCAAAAAACACAAGCGGACTCCCTTGTATCAGAGATCA ATGAGTTTTGACCCAGGAATGCTCCATAACAATGGGCACACTGCATACGCCAATGGCTCAGGACCAGGCATTAGAGAGACTGGCGTGGTGGAGAAGCTTCTGACTTCCTATGGGTTCATCCAGTGCTCTGAACGTCAGGATCGTCTCTTCTTCCACTGCTCTCAGTACAATGGCAACCTGCAGGATCTCAAAATAGGAG ATGATGTAGAGTTTGAGGTATCCTCTGACAGGCGCACTGGCAAGCGCATAGCAGTGAAGCTGCTTAAGATAAAGCCAGAGGTGCTGCCAGAGGAGCGCATCTCGGGCCAG GTTGTCTCATCAATCCCAGTGCACTTGGATGGAAAGTCTGGTCCTGTGCAGGTTCCCAATGGCAGTGTCTGTTATGAAAGAAATGGG GAAGTGTTCTACCTTACCTACACTCCTGAGGATGTAGAGGGTAACATCCACCTGGACACCGGTGACAAAGTCAGCTTTTACATGGAGACCAACAAACA CACTGGTGCCGTTAGTGCTCGTAATATTCagctggtgaagaagaaacagatgCGGTGCCAGGGTGTGGTGTGCGCTACAAAG GAGGCCTTTGGATTCATCGAAAGGGCTGACGTGGTGAAGGAGATCTTCTTTCACTACAGTGAGTTCAAGGGTGATTTGGAGGCTCTGCAGGCTGGAGATGATGTCGAGTTCACCATCAAAGACAGAAAT GGTAAAGAAGTAGCTACTGATGTGAGGCTGCTCCCTCAAGGAACGGTCATTTTTGAGGATATCAGCATTGAGCAGTTTGAAGGCACTGTCGTCAAGGTCATTCCCAAGGTTCCCACCAAAAACCAG AACGACCCTCTCCCAGGTCGCATCAGTTCTCGAATTGGTTTCACTGACAAGGAGCTGCCGTTCGGGGAGAAGGACACAAAATCCAAGGTGACCCTTTTGGAGGGCGATCACATTCAGTTCAACATCTCCACCGACCGCAGAGACAAGCTGGAGAGGGCGACGAACATCGACGTCCTCCCAGACACCTTCGACTTCACCAAGGAGACGCGTGAAATG GGGGTGATTGCGGCTATACGCGATGGCTTTGGCTTCATAAAGTGTGTGGATCGGGATGCTAGGATGTTCTTTCACTTCAGTGAAGTGCTGGAGGAGAGCCAACTGCACATCTCGGATGAAGTGGAGTTTACTGTTGTGCCT GATATGCTGTCTGCTCAGAGGAACCATGCCGTGCGCATCAAGAAGCTGCCCAAGGGCACTGTGTCTTTCCATACCCAGTCTGAGCAGCGCTTCATGGGTGTGGTGGAGAAAGAAGTTATTGCTGTCACCACAAAGAATGTCAGTCCTACCAAGGGCAAGGAGAAG GAATCGGAGGAAGGAGTTATTGGATATGAAGACTGTGGAGTGAAGCTCACTGTGGCATACCATACTAAAGACCTAGAGGGAGGAGGTCTCCCACAGGCTGGAGACAAG GTGGAGTTCTCTATCAACGAAGTGAAGCGAACCGGCCAGCAGAGCGCAGTCTCCATCAGGGTCCTCAACCGTACCTCCTCCAATGCCAAGAGACTACATGGATTTGTTGCCACACTGAAGGACAACTTTGGCTTCATTGAGACAGCAAATCATGACCAAGAGATTTTCTTTCACTACAG tgAGATGTGTGGAGACTTGGACAGTTTGGAGCTGGGCGACACAGTGGAGTACACGCTCTCtaaaggaaaaggaaacaaagtCAGTGCTGAAAAGGTTACCAAAGTGGCTGCAG TGAATGGCATTGGCGAGGATGTTGGTGCGGCAGTGATGATGGGCAAAGTCATCCGTCCTTTACGCAGTGTAGACCCCTCCCAAACAGAATACCAAGGGCTTATTGAAATCACAGAGGAAG GTGGAACAAAAGGTCCAAGTTATCCCTTTGGAATCATGGGTATGGCCAGCAAGGCAGATTGTCTGCAGAAAGGAGAACTTGTGAAGTTCCAGGTTTGCACAGTATCCCAGACTGGACAGAATATGGCCTATAGTGTTGTCCCCCAGCGTAGAGCCTTGGTGGAGTGTGTCAAAGACCAG TTTGGCTTCATCACATATGAGGTCGGTGAGAGCAAGAAACTGTTCTTCCACGTAAAAGAAGTGCAAGATGGCCTGGAGCTCCAAACCGGGGATGAGGTGGAGTTCTCGGTCGTCCTTAATCAACGCACAGGAAAATGTAGTGCCTGCAATGTTCGCAGAGTCAG CGAGGGGCCTAAACCAGTGGCAACTCCTCGCCCTGACCGTCTGGTGAACCGATTGAAGAGCATCACCCTTGATGATGCCAGTGCTCCTCGTCTGGTCATCGTTAGACAGCCCCGCGGTCCTGACAACTCAAAG GGCTTCAATGTGGAGCGCAAGACTCGTCAGCCTGGCGTCATCGACTGA